In Perca fluviatilis chromosome 18, GENO_Pfluv_1.0, whole genome shotgun sequence, one genomic interval encodes:
- the lyrm2 gene encoding LYR motif-containing protein 2: protein MAASRLPSAALSLKQFLQRQRVLGIYRNMLRAIRKVPDQADRKYLSDWARDEFKRNKNATDQDAIRMMITQASNHLEELHKSLALAGR from the exons ATGGCCGCTTCAAGGTTACCGTCTGCAGCGCTTTCTCTGAAACAG ttcttacagagacagagagtttTGGGGATCTACAGGAACATGCTGAGGGCCATACGGAAGGTACCTGACCAGGCAGACAGGAAGTACCTCAGTGACTGGGCCAGAGACGAGTTCAAGAGGAACAAGAACGCCACAGACCAG GATGCCATCCGTATGATGATCACACAAGCAAGCAACCATCTGGAGGAGCTGCACAAGTCTCTGGCGTTGGCCGGCCGGTGA